One window of Desulfonatronovibrio magnus genomic DNA carries:
- a CDS encoding GTPase yields the protein MSQQLDQFMGGHSFDEFKPSVAVFGENSTGKSTFLNALLGTKDQFKMGLGETTQKVTALYRDHCPDLDPSLNIEMVRADYDYLNYMNLLDVPGFGQTFSHDDLSHLLTAIDVLFWVVDTSSGFKKDDLEFLQALKGSDAKIIVILNKIDALCNERTDSKVLISEINKQVKQVNKLFQEQDLSDRLVAIFTFSALKSLVGKIKESSPALDVLEFFMKKVLLTTVFMLSFQKFSLSEIEELVLKVDDFYFDKTRYNAKVDIGTITQLLEADLKNNISFIDSINPFSSKDDKARPIVIKYQDRVHDAITKRCKSLYEFANYESKKTIDRIKIFSTFSDDEFIPSFTLDINLNHFSIVNVLEEVSDQYFLGDSYAEDIVNRFKDYSEDITERNLNSVSEHISEKMLVYAESLQEYCIQYSKKLNSSLVSKLHKVQNNLIILLIHSLTGDISVEDKIHLVNLRNTLLSLN from the coding sequence ATGAGCCAGCAACTGGATCAGTTTATGGGCGGACATAGCTTTGATGAATTCAAGCCCAGTGTTGCGGTTTTTGGTGAAAACTCAACTGGCAAGTCTACTTTTTTAAATGCTCTTCTGGGAACAAAAGATCAGTTTAAAATGGGACTTGGTGAAACAACCCAGAAAGTGACTGCCTTATATAGAGATCATTGTCCTGATCTTGATCCCAGCTTGAATATTGAAATGGTTCGAGCAGATTATGACTATCTGAATTATATGAACCTTCTTGATGTGCCCGGATTTGGTCAGACCTTTTCTCATGATGATCTGAGTCATCTGTTAACCGCCATAGATGTTTTGTTCTGGGTAGTTGATACAAGCAGTGGATTTAAGAAGGACGACTTAGAGTTTCTACAGGCTCTGAAGGGTTCGGACGCAAAAATAATAGTCATTTTGAATAAGATTGATGCATTGTGTAATGAGCGTACTGACTCTAAGGTGTTAATATCTGAAATAAATAAGCAAGTAAAACAGGTTAATAAGCTTTTTCAAGAACAGGATCTCAGTGACCGACTTGTAGCAATATTTACCTTTAGCGCCTTGAAGTCCCTGGTTGGCAAAATCAAAGAAAGCTCGCCTGCACTGGATGTGCTTGAATTTTTTATGAAAAAAGTATTACTCACTACTGTGTTCATGCTAAGTTTTCAGAAGTTTAGCTTGTCTGAAATTGAAGAGCTTGTTCTTAAAGTGGATGATTTTTACTTTGACAAAACACGCTATAATGCAAAAGTTGATATTGGCACAATTACTCAGCTGCTCGAAGCAGATCTTAAAAACAACATTTCCTTCATTGACTCAATCAATCCCTTTTCCAGCAAGGATGATAAAGCAAGGCCTATAGTGATAAAGTATCAAGATAGAGTGCATGATGCTATAACAAAAAGATGTAAATCGTTGTACGAGTTCGCCAATTATGAATCAAAAAAAACAATAGATAGAATTAAAATATTCAGCACGTTCTCAGATGATGAATTTATCCCATCATTTACCCTCGATATAAATCTTAATCATTTTAGCATAGTCAACGTACTGGAGGAAGTGTCAGATCAATATTTTTTGGGTGATTCTTACGCCGAAGATATTGTCAATAGATTTAAAGATTATAGTGAAGATATAACAGAACGCAACTTGAATTCTGTTTCTGAACATATCAGCGAAAAGATGCTTGTCTATGCAGAGTCTTTGCAGGAATACTGTATTCAATATAGTAAAAAATTAAATAGTAGCCTCGTTTCTAAGCTGCATAAGGTCCAAAATAATCTTATTATTCTTTTAATACATTCATTGACTGGTGATATTAGTGTTGAAGATAAAATTCATCTTGTAAATTTGCGAAATACGTTATTATCGCTGAATTAA
- a CDS encoding dynamin family protein, which yields MSIDSLDYYNSQSKNYEQKCIKALDIVNDILSSDIEQVVSPLSESNCKHKLQGLSKKFGNPNITISIVAEVSSGKSTFLNALIFGGDVLHSGVGAVTARLFKINYSDKYFYEDGSKAIECESIDELKRCLVELNQSERRNIEDKTGKYNKNVVNVGVRHPMLKKGITVYDTPGFGSLDEGIVFDIIERAVEESDGTIMLLDIHSGMKKGEDRFVRQVINRIESSKRFVVFNKMDTVINDDMRVVMSNEEVEKQIHDVTQKAIINVAESAKINPDEIRHYHLSSLKALSGYILNNKEKIIESGFKEFQDDFWDHIIKNKSEILCTRIKSANSCMDQIANVLSIGKKESENNLKQIEKIKNDLVQRNEELKSFFNHKISSLHDINKSLSTTTYSIHGIVETIKSILKDKIKNRLDSDIGFFDKAIIFGLKGKYEKCIVGAINDSKSDMNSSVSNYINSIFSSYIESQNKINTVIDLINDKINEFEGYNIDNIERLDIFQKNLSGEYEFNPNSSYADDLGVAKDLLVGVAGGAIGGVAAQVIATRLAFMIPGIGLIVGAVLTIVLTLLGSSTDSNKKIADEVSDKIASGMREDLEKRMTSILDQLNLIKTAIMQASHAAQIRLKTILDTIEKPEEKEKQIEKLKRQMDEINIFQERLSKIQTGGNNEHYALGK from the coding sequence ATGTCGATTGATAGCTTGGACTATTATAATAGTCAGTCTAAAAATTATGAGCAAAAATGTATCAAAGCTCTTGATATTGTGAATGATATTCTTTCCAGCGATATTGAGCAAGTCGTAAGTCCACTCAGCGAAAGTAATTGTAAACATAAGCTACAGGGGCTCTCTAAAAAGTTTGGAAATCCAAATATTACAATTTCAATTGTGGCAGAAGTGTCAAGTGGTAAGTCAACTTTTCTCAATGCCCTGATATTCGGTGGTGATGTCCTTCATAGTGGGGTTGGTGCTGTTACCGCAAGACTTTTTAAGATTAATTACAGTGACAAATATTTCTATGAAGATGGAAGCAAAGCTATTGAATGTGAAAGCATAGATGAACTAAAAAGATGCCTTGTGGAATTAAATCAGTCTGAAAGAAGAAATATAGAAGATAAAACAGGTAAATATAATAAAAATGTTGTGAATGTAGGCGTCCGCCACCCTATGCTTAAGAAGGGCATTACAGTTTACGATACCCCAGGATTCGGTTCATTAGATGAGGGTATTGTGTTTGATATCATAGAAAGGGCTGTTGAAGAGAGTGATGGGACAATCATGTTACTTGATATTCATTCTGGGATGAAGAAAGGCGAAGATAGGTTTGTGCGACAAGTAATCAACAGGATAGAATCTTCCAAGAGATTTGTGGTCTTTAACAAGATGGATACAGTAATAAATGATGACATGCGAGTGGTAATGTCCAATGAAGAGGTGGAGAAACAGATACATGATGTTACCCAAAAAGCAATTATCAATGTTGCAGAAAGTGCTAAAATTAATCCGGATGAAATCAGGCACTATCATTTATCATCATTGAAAGCGCTTAGTGGTTATATATTGAACAACAAGGAAAAGATTATTGAATCTGGATTTAAGGAGTTTCAAGATGATTTCTGGGATCATATAATTAAAAATAAGAGCGAAATATTGTGTACAAGAATAAAGTCTGCAAACAGCTGTATGGATCAAATTGCAAATGTTTTGAGTATTGGAAAAAAGGAAAGTGAAAATAACCTTAAGCAAATAGAAAAAATTAAAAATGATTTAGTTCAAAGAAATGAAGAATTGAAATCATTTTTTAATCATAAAATAAGCAGTTTGCATGATATTAACAAGAGCTTGTCAACAACTACATATAGCATTCATGGAATAGTTGAAACTATAAAATCTATTCTTAAGGATAAAATTAAGAATAGATTGGATAGTGATATTGGTTTTTTTGATAAAGCCATAATTTTTGGTTTAAAAGGAAAATATGAGAAGTGTATTGTAGGAGCAATAAATGATTCCAAATCAGACATGAACAGCAGCGTTTCAAACTATATAAATTCAATTTTTTCATCTTACATTGAAAGCCAAAACAAAATTAACACTGTTATCGATCTGATTAACGATAAAATTAATGAATTTGAAGGTTACAATATAGATAATATCGAACGTTTAGATATTTTTCAGAAAAACTTGTCTGGAGAGTATGAATTCAATCCAAATTCATCTTATGCTGATGATTTAGGGGTTGCGAAAGATTTGCTTGTAGGGGTTGCTGGCGGGGCGATTGGAGGAGTAGCAGCCCAGGTTATAGCTACAAGGCTGGCTTTTATGATTCCTGGTATTGGCCTGATTGTTGGCGCAGTTTTAACTATTGTTTTAACGTTGTTAGGATCTTCTACCGATTCCAATAAAAAGATCGCTGATGAAGTTTCTGATAAGATTGCATCTGGTATGAGAGAAGATTTGGAAAAGAGAATGACCAGTATTCTCGACCAGTTGAATCTAATCAAAACAGCAATAATGCAGGCATCTCATGCTGCTCAGATAAGACTTAAAACAATTTTGGATACCATTGAAAAACCTGAAGAAAAAGAGAAGCAGATAGAGAAGTTGAAAAGGCAGATGGACGAGATCAATATTTTTCAGGAAAGACTTTCAAAAATTCAGACTGGGGGAAATAATGAGCATTATGCACTTGGTAAATAA
- a CDS encoding dynamin family protein: protein MSIMHLVNKLEILNNDDIQYFLDNIKHLSKKTDIEIIFCGTVANGKSTLLNCLIKKNLLPAGLGATTSLITTIKYGPEDILTVHSNDGSFSNYNLTQQRIIDAGKDDNVTHLSIELKDFKHRGIRFIDSPGIDDISGQREGRSLSYVPLADAVVFVLDSSKGMTKEEELFFQSKVVLSHKDKIFIVLNKIDSLDENQSLDSILPREIMNQYDVFPVSALKFLAGILEGDSERIAKSKAEFFEKSLNTYINALDKKRVFSERVQRSFRNISKLADAQINALIENESLSSEELERKIQAHDIELKGLIEKKERLEKELNESIQSIQAKVASRFQELVEEINRCVTDVPNTEFMLDKLETEVPGLVKAAIDDISKYIEVSSISTDDFRPHFDQFRYLLLSALRNIDDIISYIPLIASHVPKYGKVAGPLATVVQDNVRKLVDAFGGWFIKSNVEEQTSIILSKCESIITDALRDHKLILMQEYEHADLGKIRAELVSLEKLKEQGSLEIQAKKEKADFYKKYQQEIRGVIDELLQEYN from the coding sequence ATGAGCATTATGCACTTGGTAAATAAGCTGGAGATCCTGAACAACGATGACATTCAGTATTTTTTAGATAACATTAAGCATCTATCAAAAAAAACAGATATTGAAATAATATTTTGTGGAACAGTGGCCAATGGCAAATCTACGCTGCTTAACTGTCTAATCAAAAAAAATCTTTTACCCGCAGGCCTTGGGGCAACAACATCCCTGATTACAACTATCAAATATGGACCTGAGGATATCCTGACAGTTCATTCCAATGATGGTTCTTTTTCCAACTACAATTTGACACAGCAGAGAATTATTGACGCTGGTAAAGATGATAATGTCACCCATCTCAGTATTGAACTCAAGGACTTTAAGCACAGGGGGATAAGGTTTATTGATTCTCCAGGTATTGACGATATTTCCGGTCAACGGGAAGGAAGGTCTTTGAGCTATGTCCCTCTTGCAGACGCTGTTGTCTTTGTTCTGGATTCTTCCAAAGGAATGACCAAAGAAGAAGAGCTGTTTTTCCAGAGCAAGGTAGTACTATCTCATAAGGACAAGATTTTTATAGTGTTGAATAAGATTGACTCATTGGACGAAAATCAGAGTCTGGACAGCATCCTGCCCAGAGAAATAATGAATCAATACGATGTTTTTCCTGTTTCAGCCCTTAAGTTTTTGGCTGGCATTCTGGAAGGTGATTCGGAGAGGATAGCCAAGAGCAAGGCTGAATTTTTTGAAAAAAGTCTCAATACATACATTAATGCATTAGATAAAAAAAGGGTCTTTTCTGAAAGGGTTCAAAGGTCTTTCAGAAATATCTCCAAGCTTGCAGATGCTCAAATTAACGCTTTAATAGAAAACGAAAGCTTAAGCAGCGAAGAGCTGGAAAGGAAAATACAGGCGCACGATATAGAGCTTAAAGGTTTAATTGAAAAAAAGGAACGTCTCGAAAAGGAGCTGAACGAGTCAATTCAAAGTATTCAAGCAAAGGTAGCTTCGAGATTTCAAGAACTTGTTGAGGAAATTAACAGGTGCGTTACAGATGTTCCCAATACAGAGTTTATGCTTGATAAGCTTGAAACAGAAGTGCCTGGACTGGTTAAGGCTGCCATTGATGATATTTCCAAGTATATTGAGGTTAGTTCAATTTCAACTGATGATTTCAGGCCTCATTTCGATCAATTCAGATATTTACTGCTGTCTGCCCTGAGAAATATTGATGATATAATTTCATATATTCCCCTGATAGCATCACACGTCCCCAAGTACGGTAAAGTAGCAGGACCTTTGGCTACTGTTGTTCAAGACAATGTCCGAAAGCTTGTCGATGCTTTTGGTGGCTGGTTTATTAAGTCAAATGTGGAAGAGCAGACTTCAATAATCCTGTCAAAATGCGAATCAATAATAACAGATGCATTGCGAGATCATAAGCTGATACTCATGCAGGAATATGAACATGCTGATCTTGGTAAGATACGTGCTGAGCTTGTAAGCCTGGAAAAACTCAAAGAGCAGGGTTCACTGGAAATTCAGGCGAAAAAGGAAAAAGCTGATTTCTATAAAAAATATCAACAAGAGATTAGGGGTGTGATTGATGAGCTTCTTCAGGAATATAATTGA
- a CDS encoding DUF3944 domain-containing protein, translating to MGLRYRIDPDLDFLQYCEHDDLSVLVDILTKTKSGNQRFTESLTQEQRFKSCTDYSEIWDLIAAEVQHFGGDTFVNLFRGKGVLYRKILSRVCSKFSLKCNDNSKTLEIENELLMKVVEKSLEEMDERQRAEFVKDFNLDVQILAPPVIMAALQTAIKLNGFLAYKLAVIVANAVARAILGRGLALGANAALVRGVAMFAGPIGWAITALLALPLVSGPAYRVIMPATLHICYMRYKLLGKKEGFI from the coding sequence ATGGGGTTACGATATAGAATTGATCCTGATCTAGATTTTCTGCAGTACTGCGAACATGATGATCTATCGGTGCTTGTAGATATTTTGACTAAGACCAAAAGTGGAAATCAACGTTTTACAGAAAGCTTGACTCAAGAACAACGGTTTAAGTCTTGCACTGACTATAGTGAAATATGGGACTTGATTGCAGCCGAAGTGCAACATTTTGGAGGAGATACTTTTGTAAATCTTTTCAGAGGTAAAGGTGTCTTATACAGAAAAATTTTATCACGAGTATGCAGCAAATTTAGCTTGAAATGTAATGATAATTCTAAAACTTTAGAGATAGAAAATGAACTTTTAATGAAGGTAGTAGAAAAGTCACTGGAAGAAATGGATGAAAGGCAACGAGCAGAATTTGTTAAGGATTTTAACTTAGATGTTCAAATATTAGCTCCACCTGTCATTATGGCAGCCTTGCAGACGGCAATTAAGTTAAATGGCTTTCTTGCATACAAGTTGGCAGTAATTGTTGCAAATGCTGTAGCAAGAGCAATCTTGGGTAGAGGTTTGGCCTTAGGAGCAAATGCTGCCCTAGTAAGAGGTGTTGCCATGTTTGCCGGGCCTATCGGTTGGGCTATCACAGCTTTATTAGCATTACCCCTGGTAAGTGGCCCTGCTTACCGAGTAATTATGCCTGCCACATTGCATATATGTTATATGCGCTACAAACTTTTAGGAAAGAAAGAAGGGTTCATATAA
- a CDS encoding type I restriction-modification system subunit M, producing MPLDLQSLKSHLWNCAEVLRGSAVDRTDWKAYILPLLFFKRICDVWDEETAQAAEMFGEVAPVDFPEIHRFTIPEGCHWRDVRETPVNVGAALSHAMREIELANPETLYRVFGSPDWGNREVLSDEILKDLIEGLSQVSLGNQAVSSDILGDAYEYLIGKFADITRRKKAGEFYTPRSVVRMMVNILDPREGESIYDPACGTGGMLLGAIEHVQQNGGDPRRFFGKIYGQEKNLTTASIARMNLVLHGIEDFKIVREDTLRNPAFTDSSTGSLATFDCVIANPPFSLKEWGIEVWESDPWGRALYGLPPKSYGDFAWVQHMVASMATPTGRMAVVLPQGALFRKGAEGKIRQKILRQDLVEAVIGLAPNIFYGTGLAPAVLIIRRNKPSERKGKVLVVDASSLMRKGRAQNFLDSEHVNEIVSWVKSFEDVKDRAKVVPLDEIKTEDWTLNISRYVLPPIGEDIPPLPEAVAAFKDALTRAREAEDKLREVLNKGGWLN from the coding sequence GTGCCTCTTGACCTTCAATCCCTGAAATCACACCTTTGGAATTGTGCTGAGGTTTTGCGTGGAAGCGCAGTGGACCGCACAGACTGGAAAGCCTATATCCTGCCCCTTTTATTTTTCAAGCGTATCTGTGATGTCTGGGATGAAGAAACAGCCCAGGCAGCAGAGATGTTTGGCGAGGTTGCGCCGGTTGATTTTCCTGAGATCCACCGTTTTACCATACCAGAAGGTTGCCACTGGCGGGATGTTCGCGAGACGCCTGTCAATGTCGGGGCGGCCCTTTCTCATGCCATGCGCGAAATAGAGCTGGCCAATCCTGAAACCTTGTACCGGGTATTTGGCTCTCCTGACTGGGGGAACCGTGAAGTTTTGTCTGATGAAATTCTCAAGGATCTAATTGAAGGCCTTTCCCAGGTTTCTCTTGGCAATCAGGCAGTCAGTTCAGATATCCTTGGTGATGCCTACGAATACCTCATTGGCAAGTTCGCAGATATAACCAGGCGCAAAAAAGCGGGCGAGTTTTATACACCTCGCAGTGTTGTGCGCATGATGGTCAATATCCTTGATCCCAGGGAAGGTGAAAGTATTTATGATCCGGCCTGCGGTACTGGGGGCATGCTTTTGGGGGCCATTGAGCATGTTCAGCAGAATGGCGGCGATCCCAGAAGGTTTTTTGGCAAAATTTATGGACAGGAGAAAAACCTGACTACAGCCTCCATTGCCCGCATGAACCTTGTCCTGCACGGTATTGAAGATTTCAAGATTGTCAGGGAAGACACTCTTCGCAACCCCGCCTTTACTGACTCCAGCACGGGCAGCTTAGCCACATTTGACTGCGTAATTGCAAATCCGCCATTCTCCCTCAAAGAATGGGGAATTGAGGTCTGGGAGTCAGATCCATGGGGCAGAGCTTTATACGGCCTGCCTCCCAAAAGTTACGGGGATTTTGCCTGGGTGCAGCACATGGTTGCTTCCATGGCCACTCCAACAGGCCGCATGGCAGTTGTCTTGCCCCAGGGCGCACTGTTTCGCAAAGGAGCAGAAGGTAAGATAAGACAGAAGATTCTTAGGCAGGATCTGGTTGAGGCGGTAATCGGTCTGGCTCCCAATATATTTTACGGTACAGGACTGGCTCCTGCCGTACTCATTATTCGGCGCAACAAGCCAAGCGAGCGTAAAGGTAAAGTTTTGGTAGTGGATGCCTCCAGCCTGATGCGCAAAGGCCGGGCTCAGAACTTTCTCGATTCTGAACATGTGAATGAGATTGTATCATGGGTTAAATCTTTTGAAGATGTTAAGGACAGGGCCAAGGTTGTTCCCTTGGATGAGATTAAGACTGAGGACTGGACCCTGAATATTTCCAGGTATGTTCTGCCGCCCATTGGCGAAGATATCCCGCCTTTGCCTGAGGCTGTCGCTGCTTTCAAAGATGCCCTGACCAGGGCCAGAGAAGCTGAGGATAAACTGCGCGAAGTATTGAATAAAGGAGGGTGGTTGAATTGA
- a CDS encoding GmrSD restriction endonuclease domain-containing protein, with protein MTIQKYSVNQYTIQTLLTWVESKDIAIPEIQRPFVWSATKVREFIDSLYSGYPVGYLIAWRNPAVRLKDGSTSDGKRILIDGQQRVTALMAAILGMQVVDKNYRKTRIKISFHPAEKRFEVFNPAIGKDKQWIHDISEVLSPNAKMLQLVNDYCERNPGNKQDDVYESLSLLKGIVNNHIGLIELNSDLDIETVTEIFIRINSSGVVLSQADFAMSKIAANEIYGGNNLRKCIDYFCHLLAAPEFYDQIAQVDKDFSSTDYFRKMAWLRNENDDLYEPSYTDALRVAFISEFRRGRLEDLVALLSGRNFETRDFEEAIAQSSFASLEKGIFNFMHENHFKRFLMIIRSAGFVDSTLIRSQNTLNMAYAIYLVMRSNQRPAPEIESCVRRWFVMSVLTGRYSSSPESAMDYDVKLIHENGVRNTLDSIEEAELSDAFWKSGLPQQMRTSVASSPYFKVYLASQVFDNDKGFLSRDITVRDLITHRGDVHHLFPKKYLKKHGLTKGKYNQIANYVMMQSEINISIGAQEPSRYFSCLLEQCSNGNAAYGAITDRDQLAVNFKLHCIPEDMDKMTIDHYEDFLKERRKLMAQKIKDFYFRL; from the coding sequence TTGACCATCCAAAAGTACTCAGTAAACCAATACACCATCCAAACCCTGCTTACCTGGGTAGAATCAAAAGACATAGCCATCCCTGAGATACAGCGTCCTTTTGTCTGGTCTGCTACAAAAGTCCGCGAATTTATTGATTCCCTTTATTCAGGGTATCCTGTGGGCTATCTTATCGCCTGGAGGAATCCTGCAGTCAGGCTGAAAGATGGAAGCACATCTGATGGAAAAAGAATCTTAATTGACGGTCAGCAGCGGGTTACTGCTCTTATGGCAGCGATTTTGGGAATGCAGGTTGTTGATAAGAATTACAGGAAAACAAGGATCAAGATATCTTTCCATCCAGCAGAGAAGCGTTTTGAAGTATTCAATCCTGCCATTGGAAAGGACAAGCAATGGATTCATGATATTTCCGAGGTGTTATCTCCCAATGCCAAAATGTTGCAACTGGTGAATGATTATTGTGAAAGAAATCCAGGAAACAAACAGGATGATGTTTACGAGAGCCTTTCACTTCTAAAAGGCATTGTGAACAACCATATTGGTCTCATCGAACTTAATTCAGATTTGGATATTGAAACAGTCACAGAAATATTTATTCGTATCAACTCGTCTGGGGTGGTTCTAAGTCAAGCGGACTTTGCTATGTCCAAGATAGCTGCAAATGAAATATATGGCGGTAATAATCTCAGGAAATGTATTGATTATTTTTGTCATTTATTAGCTGCGCCTGAATTTTATGACCAAATCGCTCAAGTGGACAAGGATTTTAGCAGTACCGATTATTTTCGAAAGATGGCTTGGCTTCGGAATGAAAATGATGACCTTTATGAGCCATCCTATACAGACGCACTAAGAGTTGCTTTTATCTCAGAGTTCAGAAGAGGACGCTTGGAAGATCTTGTAGCTCTTTTGTCTGGAAGAAATTTTGAGACAAGAGACTTTGAAGAGGCAATAGCTCAAAGCTCCTTTGCATCTCTTGAAAAAGGGATTTTCAATTTCATGCATGAGAACCATTTCAAAAGGTTTCTCATGATTATCCGTTCAGCCGGATTTGTAGACAGCACGCTTATTCGCTCTCAAAATACCCTGAATATGGCTTATGCCATATATCTTGTAATGCGCAGCAACCAGCGTCCTGCTCCAGAAATAGAATCGTGTGTCCGCAGATGGTTTGTGATGTCTGTACTTACAGGGCGATATTCATCCTCTCCTGAATCTGCTATGGACTATGATGTCAAACTGATCCATGAAAACGGTGTTCGCAACACACTGGACTCAATAGAAGAGGCAGAACTATCCGACGCATTCTGGAAGTCAGGCCTTCCCCAGCAGATGAGAACTTCTGTTGCCAGCAGTCCCTATTTCAAAGTTTATCTGGCATCCCAAGTCTTTGACAACGACAAAGGCTTTTTGTCCAGAGATATAACCGTGCGTGACCTGATTACCCACAGAGGGGATGTTCACCATCTCTTCCCAAAAAAGTACCTGAAAAAACATGGACTAACCAAAGGAAAATACAATCAGATCGCCAATTATGTTATGATGCAAAGTGAAATCAACATTTCCATTGGTGCGCAGGAACCATCAAGGTACTTTTCATGCCTCCTGGAGCAGTGTTCGAATGGTAACGCAGCCTATGGAGCCATTACCGACAGAGATCAGCTGGCAGTTAATTTCAAGCTTCACTGTATCCCAGAGGATATGGATAAGATGACCATTGATCATTATGAAGATTTTTTAAAGGAAAGAAGAAAGCTCATGGCCCAGAAAATCAAAGATTTCTATTTCAGGCTTTAA